In the Primulina eburnea isolate SZY01 unplaced genomic scaffold, ASM2296580v1 ctg739_ERROPOS11973397, whole genome shotgun sequence genome, one interval contains:
- the LOC140821687 gene encoding 3'-5' exonuclease-like, translated as MYGFQSTNPSTITFNPTVSKYYITFGGATIETTVTATAATAAEWVAEITTLYAGSPMVVGLDVEWRPHSVRSMSNKSATLQLCIGGKCLILQLFYMDKIPESLKNFLLDPNFTFVGVEVGDDILKLKNEYELDCSSSRDVREAAKERWPGRFRRPGLKDLAFEVCGMNMRKPIHVCMSNWEARELSKYQIEYACLDAYASYKIGHKLLIEA; from the coding sequence ATGTATGGATTTCAAAGCACAAATCCTTCTACAATAACATTCAACCCCACAGTCTCCAAGTACTACATAACCTTCGGCGGAGCCACCATCGAAACCACCGTCACCGCCACAGCAGCAACCGCTGCCGAATGGGTTGCTGAGATCACCACCCTTTACGCTGGAAGCCCCATGGTGGTCGGTCTGGACGTCGAATGGCGGCCACATTCAGTCCGATCGATGAGCAACAAATCAGCCACCCTCCAACTCTGCATCGGTGGAAAATGCTTGATCCTCCAGCTCTTCTACATGGATAAAATCCCAGAATCGCTCAAGAATTTTCTTCTGGACCCCAACTTCACCTTCGTGGGGGTCGAAGTGGGTGATGATATCTTGAAGTTGAAGAATGAATATGAGCTGGActgcagcagcagcagggaTGTCAGGGAGGCGGCGAAAGAGCGGTGGCCGGGGAGGTTTCGACGGCCGGGATTGAAGGATCTTGCTTTCGAAGTGTGTGGGATGAACATGAGGAAACCCATTCATGTGTGCATGAGTAACTGGGAAGCAAGAGAGCTTAGTAAGTATCAGATTGAGTATGCATGCCTTGATGCTTATGCTTCTTACAAGATTGGTCACAAGCTCCTTATAGAGGCTTGA
- the LOC140821769 gene encoding alkaline/neutral invertase A, mitochondrial-like, translating into MKSVRFFNMKPGCRIFLPCKSAPFLVVPFPQASKFSVCSNFPFRTHNFHTCSSRFSGFKTIFNNAQRSCSSQNWNRGQTGILSNTHCRDSCPRSHFVIACAASNIRDLSTSVKTHVNDKNFERIYVHGGLNAKPLAVEKIDLDSNVTINEDEIKSENLENDLKSERSDETKSVRAGKEESEVEKEAWRLLRNAIVSYCGSPVGTLAANDPNDKLPLNYDQVFIRDFVPSAFAFLLKGEGEIVRNFLLHTLQLQSWEKTVDCYSPGQGLMPASFKVRSVALDDNKFEEVLDPDFGESAIGRVAPVDSGLWWIILLRAYGKLTGDYALQERVDVQTGIKLILNLCLSDGFDMFPSLLVTDGSCMIDRRMGIHGHPLEIQALFYSALRCSRELLTLDDGSKNLVRAVSNRLSALSFHIREYYWVDLKKINEIYRYKTEEYSMEATNKFNIYPEQIPDWLMHWIPETGGYLIGNLQPAHMDFRFFTLGNLWSIVSSLGTPKQNEAILNLIEAKWVDLIGQMPLKICYPALESEEWRIITGSDPKNTPWSYHNGGSWPTLLWQFTLACMKMGRTELAKEAITLAEKRLQTDQWPEYYDTRNGKFIGKQARLYQTWSVAGYLTSKMLLDNPEMASLLFWEEDYDLLESCVCALSNSSRKKCSRRLAKSQILV; encoded by the exons ATGAAATCGGTCAGATTTTTTAACATGAAGCCCGGTTGTAGAATCTTTTTACCTTGTAAGAGCGCGCCTTTCTTGGTAGTTCCTTTTCCCCAAGCCTCCAAGTTTTCGGTTTGTTCTAATTTTCCATTTAGAACCCACAACTTTCACACATGTTCCTCTCGGTTTTCCGGGTTTAAGACCATATTCAACAATGCTCAGAGATCATGTTCTTCCCAAAATTGGAATCGGGGTCAGACGGGTATTTTGTCAAACACCCACTGCCGTGATTCTTGCCCAAGAAGCCATTTTGTGATTGCGTGTGCTGCATCAAATATCAGGGATTTGTCAACTTCTGTTAAAACACACGTGAATGATAAGAATTTCGAGAGAATTTATGTGCATGGTGGGCTTAATGCCAAGCCGTTGGCGGTGGAGAAGATTGATTTGGATTCAAATGTAACGATAAACGAAGATGAGATAAAATCTGAAAATCTTGAAAATGATTTAAAAAGTGAGAGATCAGATGAAACTAAGAGTGTGAGAGCAGGTAAAGAAGAGTCTGAGGTGGAAAAGGAGGCGTGGAGGCTGCTGAGGAACGCCATTGTGTCGTATTGTGGGAGTCCTGTGGGGACTCTGGCTGCCAATGATCCTAATGACAAGTTGCCTCTGAACTATGATCAGGTGTTTATAAGAGATTTTGTACCGTCAGCCTTCGCATTTTTGCTGAAGGGGGAAGGGGAGATCGTGAGGAATTTTCTGCTTCACACCCTGCAGCTACAG AGTTGGGAGAAAACAGTGGACTGTTATAGCCCTGGACAGGGATTGATGCCAGCAAGTTTTAAAGTTAGATCTGTAGCTTTAGATGATAACAAGTTTGAAGAAGTTTTAGATCCCGATTTTGGAGAGTCAGCTATTGGCCGTGTAGCACCTGTGGACTCTG GACTATGGTGGATCATCTTGTTGAGAGCTTATGGGAAGCTTACTGGTGACTATGCATTACAGGAAAGGGTGGATGTTCAGACAGGGATAAAACTTATTCTAAACCTTTGCTTGTCTGATGGTTTCGATATGTTCCCTTCATTGCTTGTCACGGATGGCTCTTGTATGATAGATCGACGAATGGGTATTCATGGTCATCCCTTAGAGATTCAA GCTTTGTTTTACTCAGCCCTTCGGTGTTCACGTGAGTTGCTTACATTAGATGATGGATCCAAAAATTTGGTCAGGGCTGTGAGTAATAGGCTCAGTGCGCTGTCATTTCATATTCGTGAATATTACTGGGTTGATCTGAagaaaattaatgaaatatacCGGTATAAGACTGAGGAGTATTCCATGGAAGCCACTAACAAGTTTAACATATACCCTGAACAAATTCCTGATTGGTTGATGCATTGGATTCCTGAGACGGGTGGTTATCTTATTGGCAATCTGCAGCCAGCCCACATGGACTTCAGGTTCTTCACACTTGGAAATCTCTGGTCCATAGTGTCGTCCTTGGGTACTCCAAAACAAAATGAGGCTATACTCAATCTTATAGAAGCTAAATGGGTTGATCTTATTGGTCAAATGCCTTTGAAGATATGTTACCCTGCTCTGGAGTCAGAAGAATGGCGAATAATCACTGGCAGTGATCCAAAGAATAC ACCTTGGTCGTACCATAATGGTGGATCTTGGCCAACACTTCTATGGCAG TTCACATTGGCATGCATGAAGATGGGTAGGACAGAACTGGCCAAGGAAGCAATAACTTTAGCCGAAAAAAGACTTCAAACAGATCAATGGCCTGAGTATTACGACACAAGGAATGGAAAGTTCATCGGAAAGCAAGCTAGACTATACCAAACATGGTCTGTCGCTGGATATCTGACATCTAAAATGCTGCTGGATAATCCCGAAATGGCATCCCTTTTGTTTTGGGAAGAAGACTACGATCTTCTTGAATCCTGCGTCTGTGCTTTGAGCAACTCTAGCCGAAAGAAGTGCTCCCGCAGGCTTGCCAAGTCACAGATTCTAGTCTGA
- the LOC140822126 gene encoding uncharacterized protein produces MAAIYSFYIINKSGGLIFYKDYGSAGRMDTNDSLRLASLWHSMHAISQQLSPVSGCSGIELLQADTFDLHCFQSLTGTKFFVVCEPGAQHMEGLLKCIYELYTDYVLKNPFYEMEMPIRCELFDINLSQAVQKDRVALLGR; encoded by the exons ATGGCAGCGATTTACAGCTTCTATATTATCAACAAATCAGGTGGTCTTATTTTCTACAAG GATTACGGGTCAGCTGGAAGAATGGACACAAACGATAGTTTGAGACTGGCAAGCTTGTGGCATTCAATGCATGCCATATCTCAACAGCTTTCCCCTGTTTCTGGGTGCTCCGGAATTGAGCTTCTCCAAGCCGATACTTTTGATCTCCATTGCTTTCAATCTCTCACTG GTACCAAATTCTTCGTGGTCTGCGAACCTGGAGCCCAGCATATGGAGGGTCTCTTGAAATGTATTTACGAGCTATATACCGATTATGTTCTGAAGAACCCGTTTTATGAGATGGAAATGCCAATTCGCTGTGAGCTCTTTGACATAAATTTATCGCAAGCTGTACAGAAGGATCGAGTTGCTTTATTGGGAAGATGA
- the LOC140822048 gene encoding Golgi apparatus membrane protein-like protein ECHIDNA → MDLNPPPGENYAHPKICFFHVLFKAAALAFYILSTLFFDSFVIIFVVTVLLSALDFWVVKNVSGRILVGLRWWNEINDDGESVWKFECLDQESLARMNKKDSWLFWWTLYLTAVAWIFFAIFSIIRFQADYLLVVGVCLTLSIANIVGFTKCRKDAKKQLQAFATQTIASRFSSTIQSAFSVV, encoded by the exons ATGGATCTAAATCCT CCGCCAGGGGAGAATTATGCTCATCCAAAGATATGCTTCTTCCATGTGCTTTTCAAG GCAGCTGCTTTGGCATTTTATATTCTTTCTACTCTCTTTTTTGATAGTTTTGTCATCATTTTTGTGGTGACTGTACTTCTATCTGCCCTTGATTTCTGGGTAGTCAAGAACGTAAGTGGACGCATCTTGGTGGGTCTTAGGTGGTGGAATGAAATAAATGACGATGGTGAAAGTGTGTGGAAATTCGAATGTCTTGACCAAGAG TCACTTGCTCGGATGAACAAGAAGGATTCATGGCTGTTCTGGTGGACCTTGTACCTCACA GCGGTCGCATGGATCTTCTTTGCCATATTCTCTATCATTAGGTTTCAAGCTGATTATCTTCTTGTTGTTGGTGTATGTTTGACACTGAGCATTGCCAATATTGTTGGATTTACCAAATGCCGTAAAG ATGCTAAGAAGCAGCTTCAAGCATTCGCTACGCAGACCATTGCGTCTCGATTCTCATCGACTATTCAATCCGCATTTAGCGTCGTTTGA
- the LOC140821703 gene encoding ABC transporter I family member 20-like gives MAVQEENSRPAVVINSLSFTYPGIDGHPPPGSTPLIDEFSLTLHGGDRCLLVGSNGAGKTTLLKIIGGKHMVEQEMVKVFGRSAFHDTALTASGDLSYLGGEWRREVAFAGFEVPIRMEISAEKMIFGVAGIHPQRREELIKVLGIDLSWRMHKVSDGQRRRVQICMGLLKPFKVLLLDEITVDLDVLARSDLLRFLKKECEERGATIIYATHIFDGLEGWPSHIAYVARGKLQLVMPMNKIKEISKLSLMRTVESWLRKERDDERQQRKEREANGTPEYDKKVEGSRVAGDPARSAVRVLNNGWAAGRLNSTVAGEESFSFSSNRVLR, from the exons ATGGCGGTACAGGAGGAGAACTCGCGACCCGCGGTGGTGATCAACAGCCTCAGCTTCACTTACCCAGGAATCGACGGCCATCCTCCTCCAGGTTCCACCCCTTTGATCGATGAATTTTCCCTCACTCTCCACGGCGGCGATCGTTGTCTTCTTGTTGGCTCTAATGGCGcgg GGAAAACAACTTTACTGAAAATAATTGGTGGGAAGCATATGGTAGAACAAGAGATGGTAAAGGTTTTCGGAAGATCTGCATTTCATGACACAGCATTGACGGCTTCAGGAGACCTCTCTTATCTTGGTGGCGAG tgGAGACGAGAAGTTGCGTTTGCTGGTTTTGAGGTTCCAATTCGGATGGAGATTTCTGCAGAGAAAATGATATTTGGGGTTGCAGGTATCCATCCCCAAAGACGAGAAGAATTGATTAAG GTGTTGGGTATTGACTTGTCGTGGAGAATGCATAAAGTATCTGATGGTCAAAGAAGAAGAGTTCAAATATGTATGGGCCTTCTAAAGCCATTCAAG GTACTATTGCTCGATGAAATAACGGTTGACTTAGATGTGCTTGCACGGTCTGACCTTCTAAGATTTCTGAAGAAAGAATGTGAAGAACGGGGTGCCACAATAATCTATGCAACACATATTTTTGATGGTCTTGAGGGCTGGCCATCACATATC GCTTATGTGGCTCGTGGGAAGTTGCAGCTAGTGATGCCaatgaataaaatcaaagagATTAGCAAGTTGTCACTGATG AGAACTGTGGAGAGTTGGCTGAGAAAAGAGAGAGATGATGAGCGGCAGCAAAGGAAAGAGAGAGAAGCTAATGGTACTCCAGAATATGACAAAAAAGTCGAAGGCAGTCGTGTAGCTGGTGATCCAGCTCGCTCTGCTGTCCGTGTGCTAAATAACGGGTGGGCTGCTGGGAGGCTGAATTCAACTGTAGCTGGTGAAGAAAGCTTCTCCTTTAGCTCTAACAGGGTCCTCAGATAA
- the LOC140821704 gene encoding ADP-ribosylation factor, translating into MGLSFTKLFSRLFAKKEMRILMVGLDAAGKTTILYKLKLGEIVTTIPTIGFNVETVEYKNISFTVWDVGGQDKIRPLWRHYFQNTQGLIFVVDSNDRDRVVEARDELHRMLNEDELRDAVLLVFANKQDLPNAMNAAEITDKLGLHSLRQRHWYIQSTCATSGEGLYEGLDWLSNNIASKA; encoded by the exons ATGGGGTTGTCATTCACCAAGCTTTTCAGTCGACTGTTTGCCAAGAAGGAGATGCGGATTCTTATGGTAGGTCTTGATGCTGCCGGTAAGACCACGATATTGTACAAACTCAAGCTGGGTGAGATAGTGACAACCATCCCAACTATTG GATTCAATGTGGAGACTGTGGAATACAAGAACATAAGCTTCACTGTCTGGGATGTTGGGGGCCAAGATAAG ATCCGGCCATTGTGGAGGCATTATTTCCAGAACACGCAAGGGCTGATCTTTGTGGTTGATAGTAATGATCGAGATCGTGTTGTGGAGGCTAGGGATGAGCTGCACCGAATGCTGAATGAG GATGAGCTAAGAGATGCAGTGCTGCTTGTTTTTGCAAACAAACAAGATCTTCCAAATGCTATGAACGCAGCTGAGATAACTGACAAGCTTGGACTTCACTCTCTTCGTCAACGTCATTG GTATATCCAGAGCACTTGTGCCACCTCTGGTGAGGGCCTTTATGAAGGGCTCGATTGGCTCTCCAACAACATCGCTAGCAAG GCTTAA
- the LOC140822045 gene encoding WAT1-related protein At1g09380-like, whose product MAVGDLFPFLNMVIVQLGYGGMNIISKVAMDSGMNPFVHVAYRQIFATISIAPFAFFMERKTRPKLTKSILFQIFLCSIFGVTVNQITYFLGLKYSTPTIACALNNINPAVTFLLAVPLGLEKLGLKSKAGQAKIWGTIICVGGALLLSFYQGQMVNIGQSGIHWKYAEKTGTKNSIDHAVNSKGPMLLVASAVSWAVWLIIQTRLSKQYVAPYSSSALMCLMSSFQCVIIGFCFNHDLSDWSLNHSIRIVSTVYAGIVCSALAFCLMTCCIERKGPLYVSVFSPLLLVIVAILSWALLQEKLYTGTIAGSALIVLGLYGVLWGKNKEMSSLLHTHHHRHFEEGEEDQEKSTHSCQTPNFDLESNVAATVRSTT is encoded by the exons ATGGCCGTGGGAGATTTGTTTCCTTTCTTGAACATGGTTATTGTTCAATTGGGGTATGGGGGAATGAACATTATATCGAAAGTTGCTATGGATTCTGGGATGAACCCTTTCGTCCATGTTGCTTACAGGCAAATCTTTGCCACCATTTCCATTGCCCCTTTTGCTTTTTTTATGGAGAG GAAAACAAGGCCAAAATTGACAAAATCCATCTTATTCCAAATTTTCTTATGTTCCATCTTTGG GGTTACTGTGAATCAGATCACATATTTTCTTGGACTCAAGTATTCCACCCCAACAATCGCGTGCGCCTTGAACAACATAAACCCCGCAGTCACTTTCCTGTTGGCCGTTCCTTTGGG ATTAGAGAAACTGGGACTGAAAAGCAAGGCGGGCCAGGCCAAAATATGGGGAACCATAATATGTGTGGGCGGTGCGCTGCTACTGTCGTTCTACCAAGGGCAAATGGTGAACATCGGGCAGTCGGGCATTCATTGGAAATACGCAGAGAAAACTGGAACCAAGAATTCCATCGACCATGCAGTCAATTCCAAGGGGCCTATGCTTCTTGTTGCAAGCGCTGTTTCTTGGGCCGTGTGGTTGATCATCCAA ACAAGACTGAGCAAGCAGTACGTGGCTCCATACTCGAGCTCGGCGTTGATGTGTTTGATGTCGAGCTTTCAGTGTGTGATTATAGGGTTCTGCTTCAACCATGATTTATCAGATTGGTCACTCAACCACAGCATCAGGATTGTCTCAACTGTCTATGCG GGAATAGTGTGTTCAGCGCTGGCATTTTGTTTAATGACATGCTGCATAGAAAGGAAAGGGCCTCTGTATGTGTCAGTTTTTAGCCCTTTACTTCTGGTCATCGTGGCAATCCTCAGCTGGGCTCTACTTCAAGAGAAATTATACACTGGAAC AATCGCGGGATCAGCATTGATTGTATTGGGACTGTACGGAGTCTTATGGGGAAAGAACAAAGAGATGAGCTCTCTTCTCCATACACATCATCATCGTCATTTCGAGGAAGGAGAAGAAGATCAAGAAAAGTCGACACACAGCTGCCAGACACCAAATTTTGACCTGGAATCGAATGTCGCCGCCACCGTCCGTTCCACGACTTAG
- the LOC140822044 gene encoding DNA repair protein XRCC4-like isoform X1, which produces MEAQKYTCLKLKLPIDGSEPEPVFVKGTWSPTRFDLSITNGLEAWTCHATEEEVQERASQWDQTVSDYVDLAERYLGFQQPGSVYGFSDAGNGCRRLSWTFEKSGTKLEWRWKCQPSADSKKITAEVLDFLMDANIGLSEEVVWKPQSFDRLEVEAEKCLAQSEKLSSERLEFESEIYEKFVQVLNSKKVKLRELRGQLLKQATPRQQLEEEEVSTDKTDTFDEGSDEEPEKNEVSSSKDVRTTGSRGRKRKQ; this is translated from the exons ATGGAAGCACAAAAGTATACATGCTTGAAGCTGAAGTTACCGATTGATGGAAGCGAACCCGAACCCGTATTCGTAAAGGGTACGTGGAGCCCGACCCGCTTTGACCTTTCCATTACCAATGGACTCGAAGCTTGGACTTGCCACG CAACGGAGGAAGAAGTGCAAGAGAGAGCATCACAGTGGGATCAAACAGTGTCAGATTACGTGGACTTGGCCGAGAGGTATCTTGGGTTTCAGCAACCCGGCTCAGTTTACGGGTTCTCAGATGCTGGAAATGGATGCAGAAGG CTATCATGGACATTTGAAAAGAGTGGGACGAAGCTGGAATGGCGATGGAAGTGCCAACCTTCAGCTGATAGCAAGAAAATTACAGCAGAAGTCTTGGACTTTCTAATGGATGCCAATATAGGATTGAGT GAGGAAGTAGTATGGAAACCCCAATCCTTTGACAGGCTCGAAGTGGAGGCTGAAAAATGTTTAGCACAAAGTGAGAAATTAAGCAGTGAAAGGTTGGAGTTCGAATCAGAAATCTATGAAAAG TTTGTTCAAGTCTTAAACTcaaagaaggtgaaactcaGAGAACTTCGTGGTCAACTGTTGAAACAGGCTACACCTCGTCAACAACtagaagaggaagaagtgtccaCGGACAAAACTGACACTTTTGATGAAGGAAGTGATGAAGAACCAGAGAAGAATGAGGTGAGCTCTTCTAAAGACGTCCGAACTACTGGCTCTCGTGGTCGGAAGAGGAAACAGTAA
- the LOC140822044 gene encoding DNA repair protein XRCC4-like isoform X2: MEAQKYTCLKLKLPIDGSEPEPVFVKGTWSPTRFDLSITNGLEAWTCHATEEEVQERASQWDQTVSDYVDLAERYLGFQQPGSVYGFSDAGNGCRREEVVWKPQSFDRLEVEAEKCLAQSEKLSSERLEFESEIYEKFVQVLNSKKVKLRELRGQLLKQATPRQQLEEEEVSTDKTDTFDEGSDEEPEKNEVSSSKDVRTTGSRGRKRKQ, from the exons ATGGAAGCACAAAAGTATACATGCTTGAAGCTGAAGTTACCGATTGATGGAAGCGAACCCGAACCCGTATTCGTAAAGGGTACGTGGAGCCCGACCCGCTTTGACCTTTCCATTACCAATGGACTCGAAGCTTGGACTTGCCACG CAACGGAGGAAGAAGTGCAAGAGAGAGCATCACAGTGGGATCAAACAGTGTCAGATTACGTGGACTTGGCCGAGAGGTATCTTGGGTTTCAGCAACCCGGCTCAGTTTACGGGTTCTCAGATGCTGGAAATGGATGCAGAAGG GAGGAAGTAGTATGGAAACCCCAATCCTTTGACAGGCTCGAAGTGGAGGCTGAAAAATGTTTAGCACAAAGTGAGAAATTAAGCAGTGAAAGGTTGGAGTTCGAATCAGAAATCTATGAAAAG TTTGTTCAAGTCTTAAACTcaaagaaggtgaaactcaGAGAACTTCGTGGTCAACTGTTGAAACAGGCTACACCTCGTCAACAACtagaagaggaagaagtgtccaCGGACAAAACTGACACTTTTGATGAAGGAAGTGATGAAGAACCAGAGAAGAATGAGGTGAGCTCTTCTAAAGACGTCCGAACTACTGGCTCTCGTGGTCGGAAGAGGAAACAGTAA
- the LOC140821950 gene encoding GDSL esterase/lipase At1g09390-like, which yields MNYCCLAIFFFLLLPHSFLSHCIRPPVIFNFGDSNSDTGGLVAALGFPVNLPNGRAFFAKSTGRLSDGRLIIDFLCQSLNTSLLSPYLDSLGSNFSNGANFAIAGSCTLPKNVPFALNIQVKQFTHFKARSAELLDAGVISVLGNDRFSDALYIIDIGQNDFADSFTKGLSYVQVFNKIPSVLAEIENAVKEIYDQGGRKFWVHNTGPLGCLPQKLALVQNDSLDSFGCISSYNEVAQLFNEGLRKLCQELRSDMKDVSVVYVDLYSIKLDIIANSSAYGFSSPLMACCGSGGPPYNYDKRVSCGFPGYQVCDQQSRFVSWDGVHYTEAANALIASKILSTDHSLPKVNFEFFCQ from the exons ATGAATTACTGCTGCCTCGCCATTTTCTTCTTCCTTCTCCTCCCACATTCTTTTCTTTCTCACTGCATTAGGCCTCCTGTGATCTTCAATTTCGGCGATTCCAACTCCGACACCGGCGGGCTCGTCGCCGCCCTCGGTTTCCCCGTCAATTTGCCCAATGGCAGAGCTTTCTTTGCTAAATCTACCGGCAGGCTTTCAGATGGACGACTCATTATCGATTTTCTCT GTCAGAGTCTAAACACGAGTCTTCTAAGCCCATATCTGGACTCATTAGGTTCCAACTTTTCGAATGGTGCGAACTTTGCTATAGCAGGGTCTTGTACGCTGCCTAAAAATGTACCTTTTGCACTGAATATTCAGGTCAAGCAGTTTACACATTTTAAGGCTCGTTCTGCCGAACTTCTTGATGCAG GAGTCATCAGTGTTCTTGGCAATGATAGGTTCAGTGATGCTCTTTACATCATTGATATCGGACAAAATGACTTTGCCGATTCATTCACTAAGGGTTTATCCTATGTGCAAGTTTTCAACAAGATTCCATCAGTATTGGCAGAAATCGAGAATGCTGTTAAG GAAATATACGATCAAGGAGGCAGAAAATTTTGGGTCCATAACACTGGGCCATTAGGCTGTCTACCCCAAAAACTTGCTCTAGTTCAAAATGATTCACTCGATTCATTTGGATGCATTTCAAGTTATAATGAAGTAGCACAACTGTTCAATGAAGGACTACGCAAGTTATGTCAAGAATTAAGATCTGACATGAAGGATGTGTCCGTAGTGTATGTGGATTTATATTCTATCAAGCTTGATATCATTGCCAACTCCAGTGCATATG GCTTCTCAAGTCCATTGATGGCATGTTGCGGGTCTGGAGGACCACCATACAACTATGACAAAAGGGTTTCATGTGGCTTTCCAGGGTATCAGGTCTGCGATCAACAATCCCGGTTTGTGAGTTGGGATGGAGTCCACTACACTGAAGCAGCTAACGCCCTTATAGCCTCAAAGATACTTTCCACCGATCATTCTCTGCCAAAAGTGAACTTTGAGTTCTTTTGTCAATGA